The sequence below is a genomic window from Humulus lupulus chromosome 3, drHumLupu1.1, whole genome shotgun sequence.
CGATGTAATAAAACTTATGGTTGACACTGTAGAGAATATAAAGCCCATATGCGAACTGGAAAAATTAGGAGTCGCTGGTACTATTTATGATGTCCCTAGGATTGTAGCCAGGGATCATCAACAAACCTTAGCTATTCATTGGATCCTTGAAGCAGCTTTCAAACGATGTATAAGCTACAGGATACACTTAGAGAAATGTTCATTTGCTGAGATACTGGATGCTTATCGAAAGAGGGCAATTGCACGTAAGAAAAGGGAGAATCTTCATAGACTGGCTTCCACCAATCAAAGGTTCGCGCATTTTAGATGGTGGTAAAGTGAAACCACATAAAGAGCTCTTCCTCATTCTGTAAGATATGGTTTGaacctttttctttttgtttgaatcttcatATAGAAAGCCGACCTTCCTCATACTCCTCCCTTCATTCATTGAGTTGGAGGAATCCATAGGAGGCCCGCCCGTTATGCATTGCATGAAAGAACCTTTCTTCGTATGACTTATCTTTTGCCTAAGGTCAAATGAATACAAAAGGGAGATCAATAAAAAATGGGCCATGAATGAAGAAGTGGTGGCCTTTCACCCTATTTCTAGTGACTCGGGGAGCAGATCGGATAAATGCACTTCAAAGGGAGGGAAGCTAGGTATCCCATGTTGGTATGGTCGGCATAAAATATTTTGAAGTTAGGTAAAaaagaagagggagagagagagagagagcagaaTAGAACCAATAGCCCCGAATTATGTCAGGGGAAGAGAAAGAAAAGTAAGGACTCTTCTTTTCCGCTTACGCATATAGGCTGTGAAAAAGAAGTCCACTTTTCTAATAAAGAAATAGAATGATTCATCTACTTTGTTAATAAGGTAATGGAACGAACTTCAATTCGTAGGATGCCGCCGTTTGCTAAGATGTGCTTCCACATCGTGAGCTTTAATGAATAAGTCGTTGAATCCCTTAAAGGTTTGGGGCAGGAGTATCGGCGACAAGTCGTCCTGAAGTTATTCATGCACATCTTGAGGAGCTCTTGCTAAGTAAACTTCTGGGGACAGGCAAAAGTAGGGGCTCGTCACCTTGCAATGAACTCTGTGACAGGTTCCTTATCCCTTTGCTTGGTCTGGAGTTGTTCGGGCACTCCAACCCTTCTTTGTGTATtgctgaactgcttcttgaactCTGAGACCCTTGCTTCCCAAGTCGAGATCGACTCTTCAGAGAGGTGGGCGTACCATGTAAAGGCGGGCCCCTCCAATGATTGTATGAAGAGCCTAAGGCATAGTGTCCCATTCTACGCTACTGACCCAAATCTTACCAGGGAATGCGCATTGACTCATTCTATCTTGATAAGGATATTTCAAATTCGACGAAATGAAGCACGGAGTGCCCACCACTCATTCATCATTTAGACAATTCACCTCTCTCCCAGTCGTCTGGGTTCATCGTTCAATCAATCATTCGTACGGGGAATAGAAAGGGGTCATAGTGGCTTTTATGGGTAGAATGCTCCTCCAACTCTCCTAATATGGCTGGTTTTTCGTTTGATTGCTGCCAAATCTTTCTTTAATGGAGGTTCATCCTGACCACCAGATCCTTCTTCTTCTAAGTCTTACACAGCTATAGTGAAAAAAACTCTCGTCTGCCACCTTTACAACATAGGTCCCTTACCTTTAAAAAGCCCGATCTCTCATCAAGGAGAGCCGGGTGTGTGGTGTGCTTCACTTATGATGAGATTTACAGATCAGTAGATCCATTACGCTTTTCTTTGATAGAAAGTTATCCTCAGGCCGTCCCTCTGTAGATGAGATTAGACCTCATGTTTGCACTCACTGGATGATGAACAACGAAGTTCATATTGAATTACTCGTTCCAAGACATGTTATTATGAAGTTCTTATCACATGAACATTTCATTCAAGCTTGGACCAGGGAATCTCTCGTCATTAAGGATTATTATTTCAAGTTATCTAGGTCTCCTTGGTTTGATCCGCGGTTTGACTCTTATGTTGCACCACTTTTGATCTCTCTCCCAAACCTTCCCATTAATTTCTTCAATCCAGACTACCAACAATCTATTGCAGGGGTGATATGATAGGTAGGGTTTTGAGATTTGATGGCCCGTAGCTTACAACATTTTATGAGAAGGGCATGTAGCTTGATACAATCTAAAGCTAGCCAGTTGCTTACTTGCGTATGAAGAAAAGGGCAGACGGATTCAACCATTCCCATCCCTCATCAGGGTCCAGCTTGGCAAAGATTTTGATGCGCATGACAGAAGAGAGAGAACAATTAGATGAGAAGAGACTTCGTGCCATGAAACATGTCCTGGTCTACCTGAAAATTCTCGTGCATTCCAAAATAAGGTAATGTAATATAGAGAAATTTTTTCATAGGGGAGAAAGTCTTCAAAAAGATTCTTTCCTGATGTGAACCTAATCCAAGAGGGAAACTCCATTttgttctctctctcttttgtcATGCGCATCATGGCTGGGTGAGTTGGCCCATTGCGAATTAACCTCATTGGTTCCAATCTGATCATGCACTTTTTTAAGATGCGGAACCCGCCTCTTCAAAATAGGGGTCAATTTTTCGTAGGGGGGTAAGGAAGGTGCCGAGGTCAACATAGAAAGGGGTCGATAGTCTTGTCTTCTAGGCTTTTCTGAACTTCCCTTCGCCTTTCTGCCCATGAAATCCTTTTCTTCTGATTTTTCCCAACGATATATCCCCATTCTTTAGTATTGAAGCATATATTAGTTCCAGAGAATCATCCGAACATTTTGGGATACGGTTGTCAAATGGGGGAAGAGGAATGAGAGGCGTCCCTAAGCTTTCCGACTCACTAGTAGGTAACGAGGGGATGTCTAAAAAAAGGGTAATTTCATCTGTTGATGCATTTGTTCGGATAAATTCTTCCTCCTTCACCTTTTCAACCCACCCAACCTAAAAAAGCGAATTTGCCTCCTCCTAGTAATGAATTGAGCGGCAGCAAGGGGGTCCGGTTCCATAGTGATTTCGTCTGCTTTTGGAACTTCGATTCCTGGGGACAAAGAAAGTGACTTTGGATTTTTTAATTCTTAGAACCTCCTTCTTCCAATAGATGGGGGTAGGCATCTTTCTTCGAGTGGTAGTGCAAGCTCAGATGGGGTTAGCTCTGGCAGAAGGTCCTGGATTAGTTTGTACCGGTGTAGGTTCTTGAGTAGTGACTTGCCCCCCTTGATGTTGTGGCATTGGATTAGTATAGATATTAGTAGCTTCAGTAACATTGGAGACTTTAATTAAGGTATGCCTTAACTTCATTCCAATTGATACGATTTTAATCATTCATGTCATAGATGACATTACGCAAAGTAGGACACTCTTCGATGGTATGGCTTGCGTATCGGTGAAATGGATAGATTTTGAAATAGTCGAGACCAAGAGGCCAGGGGAGTGGTTTCTCTCTGGGCAGAGAAATGACTTTCCAGGCTAGAAGGATGGAGAATAGGGTAGGAATGGATAGGGGTAATGGCGGGTAGTGAGCTCTATTGGGTCCCCAGGGTCGCTTGGGAGCACCTTGTTGCTATTGGGGATTATAATTGGCCGGAGGcgctgtaatgccctgaaatccctaatgtggtttaatggctggattagtagaccGGGagagccataactgtttaattatgccattaacagataatatgcatgtttatgtgaattatattataatatgatggtatatgcatgcatgtgggtccacatttgactattatgatattttggtaatttggcctgttggcggcatatttgtatatttgggtgcatattatgatttgtgaatgagatcccattattatggagatttattcgagctattcggcatgagacggtcttatattatgaattagcggttttgtcataacgggggtcttttattgggatattgagttatgagaatgttatttgatgataaattgggagttattgaaatCAGGAtgaaagttttgactataatgtccccgggggtgtttttgggacctcgagcactaggttttatttaaggttacttaggcttgaagtagcttgtcagatagaacgtacgttagaaaacctctcgttctttcccgttagttcatttttaccgttcgaagcattttcgaagatatctcgagttctaggagtcggaatcaagtgagaatcgaggcatagtgatcctaggaaagattagaagcttcttgaccgaaggatttgacaagaaacaacccaatcaaaggtaatctaagttttaagttttgagtttttggagTTTCTAAGCTTcaaattggcttttgtgaatcgtttAGTTGTTGGTtcatttgagccttgggatttgatggttttggatcattgg
It includes:
- the LOC133821351 gene encoding small ribosomal subunit protein uS7m, giving the protein MGGLDGEQKQLMKKLVNFHMKEGKRMRVRAIVYQTFHHPAQTERDVIKLMVDTVENIKPICELEKLGVAGTIYDVPRIVARDHQQTLAIHWILEAAFKRCISYRIHLEKCSFAEILDAYRKRAIARKKRENLHRLASTNQRFAHFRWW